AAGTCAAAGTTCCTATGTCGATAACCACCCGCACTTCGGTCTTGAAGCCGGGAGTAATTCAGAGCGAAGATAAGAAAACTTTTTCATGGAGGGCAAAAGGGGAACATATACAATGGAGCGGCAGATTTGAGCTGGAAGAAATGGAGGAGAAAAAGACCAGGGCTAAAATAAAGCTTGAAGTCACAGGTTTTGGACCGATGGCAATGATAATCAACCCGACTGCTGCTTTGCAGATAAAAAATCAATTAAAATTTTTTGTCGAGCAGTTGAAGAAAAGATTAGAAGAGCTGAGAGATTCTTCGACCCCTACCGGGGTCTCAGAATGACATTTTTCGTGATATGTCATACTGAGTCCCGCCTTTGGCGGAACGAAGTATCTCCTTAATTGCGATGAGGAGGAAAAGAAATGACCAAAGAAGAAGAGATTTTAGAGAAATTAAAAGAAGTTAAAGATCCAGAATTTGGACATTCGATCATCGAAAGGAAACTTATAGATGAGGTCAAGGTCGAAGGGGATACAGCCAAAATTCTGTTTCATCTAACCGTTCCTTTCTGCCCGGATGTGTTTGCTCTTTTTATAGGCAGGGAGATCAGGAAAAAAGCTAAAGAGGTGGAAGGTATAAAGAAAGTTGAGATCGCCGTGCAACAACATACTAAAGCGGATAAGTTAAATGAGATTTTGAGTAAAGAAGAGTGAAAGGATTCAAGGAAAAAAAAGTAGCGAGTAGCGAGGGGTGAGGGATGGAACCGAGATGGTGGGATAGAAATGGCAAGATGTAGGGGCGAGGTCTCCTCGCCCTGTTCTCGTCAACGGAGGCATTGACTTGGTTTACTGGTGGCGTCAGGAGTTACCTCCTGACTCTGTAGATCGAATAAGCTGTCAGGTGGTAACACCTGACAGCACGGTAAAGGCGTGTCACACCCTCAAACGAGTTTGAGGGTGCCACCCATTTGACGGGGAAGATATAAAGTTCAAAAGATAAAGGGTTAAAGGGAGAGATTCTTCGTCCTACGGACTCAGAATGACAATTGATTAAAATGTCATACTGAGCGAAGCGAAGTATCTGTAAGCTGGATATACAGAAATTGATCAAATTAAAGTTCATATTCGTTGGTAAAACTAAGGAATCCTGGATTGCTGAGGGGATAGAGCATTATGAGAAAATGCTTTCTAAGTTTGCGGAGCTGGGATTCATAACGGTCAAAGATGAAAAGGTCACCGAGCACTCGTCCGAAAAGACTGTCTTGGAAAAAGAGGGGGAGAGGGTTCTAAAATATCTGGATAAAAAGAGTTTCCCCTTTGTTTTGGATTCTAAAGGCAAGATGCTTTCGACAGAGGAACTGGCAGAGCTTTTTAGAGAGAAGATGAATCAAGGGGATAATGATTTTATTTTTGTGACTGGTTCTGCATTGGGTTTGTCATCAGAGGTGATAAAATCCGCTGATTTCAAGCTCTCTCTGTCAAGGATGACTTTTCCCCATCAACTGGTCAGATTGATCCTCCTTGAGCAGGTTTACCGGGCGTTCTCGATTATCGGGGGAAGGAAGTATCACAAATAGTAGACAGTAGGTAGTAGACAGTAGACAGGGGAAAAAGCAGGTAATAGGTGGTAGGTGATAAGTAATAGGAAAAAGATTGGAGGAAGGAATTTATAAACCTTCGCCGTAGCGTCGGGCTTTATGCCCGACGTTTTCTTTTTGGTCGGAAATTTTAAGTGGTCGTCGTCCCGCCAACGGCGGGACTGACCCGACGATAAAGTATCACAAGTAATTAGGGATACCAATAGCATATTTTTCTTGACTAAATCAACCAAGAAAGTTATGCTTAATAACACAATAAACAGCTATTAGGGGAGGTATAAAAAAAATGAAATCAAAGCATTTCATCTTAAAAGCATATTTAGCGCTTTTAGTGAGCTTTGTCAGTTCGATATTTTCAATGATAATAGTTTCTGAGAACCGGGCTCAACCCCCAAAGAATCCTCCCGTTCAAGAAGCAAGAAATGTCTTCGAGCAATACCTCGAGCGCTTAAAAACTTTTGACTTGGAAGGAGCTAAGCAATTCTGGAATAAAGATGAGGTTAATGGTTGTCCTTATTTTGATTGGACGATATCGCCGCCGAATGATGTTAAACAGGAGATTGCTATGCAGTGCATTGGATATAATCATGAGGTCGTCGACAGCATGCTGAGGCAGGACGGTATCATTCTGACGATCAGGTTCACACTTAAAGGCGAATACAAATCTTGGCAAGCTCCGGACACTATCTATAAGAACAGGTATCTCGTCAAAGAGGCTGATCGATGGGCTCTGGCTAATCCGGTAAAGATTTTGACAACAGGATGGAATAAGCATGGATCAAAATACTTTGATTTACATTTCTCAGATCAGACAATACCGGATTCTTTATTCTATGGATATGTGGATTCGAGCTATCAGAAAATGGCTGCTCTCTTTGGATACGTAATAACTGATAAACCGACAGCCTATCTTTGCCAGTCAGCCAGGGAACTACAACAACTTTCTGCTTATGGGCGACCAGTCCCAGCGCGGGCGCTTCCAGAATGTAATACCTTGTTTTCAACTTTTAACGAAAGCCCGATGGCCAAAACGCTTCCTGAGATAAACATGCATCTATTTTCTCATGAAGCCATCCATATTTTAGCTTTCAAGATGTTTGGAGAAGACAGATGGTCCGTGCCACTTCTAAGAGAGGGATTTGCAGTTGCCTTTGAGGGCACAGGAGGGATCCCGCCGGAAGTGACATTCAGCTGGGCAAAGCAGGCAATGGAACAGAGTAAGAATCCTGGCTTGAGAGCTCTAGACGACCCCCGGACTTTCTACAGCAAAGAGAACCGAAATTATGCGCTTGCCGGCTCTTTTGTTAAATTTCTTCTTAAAAAATATGGTGCAGGAAAGTTCAAAGCCTTTTATTCCGGATTTTCTGAACCTGCGAAAATAGACCTGGCGCTCAAAGCAGCTTATGAAAAATCTGTGGATGAAATAGAGAAAGAATGGGAGGATTTTGTAGCAAATACTGAAATCTCATTTGATAAAAAGTGGTCAGAATTTACACTGGAGTTGGTGGACAGGTGAAAAAGGAAGATGAAAGAAGGAAAATGGAAGATGAAATAAAAACCTCGCATTGCCCTCTCCTTAAAAGGGAGAGGGATTTGGATGGAGGTCTGAAAACCTCCGCTACACTTGTCTTAAGCTGTAGCGTCGGGCTTTTTGCCCGATGTTTCCTCCCGGAGGAATAAAAAAATCCCGCCAAATACTGCGGGATTTTTTTAATTTATGTTGCGATTTTCAAATCACCAATCACACCCCGGTTTGGGAGGAGGGCCGCCTTTGAAAAGGTAATTGATAAGATAGATTACATCGACTACATTTATATCACAACTGGCATTAACATCGGCCGCTACGAACGGATAGGGTGGTGGCCCGTTCTTAAACAGGTAGTTGATTAAAAATATCACATCCGTTACATTCACAGTCATATCATGATTGGCATCTCCCGGCTTATAAGCTACCACCGGTAGGACCCCTTTGATGAAAATCGGAGTATATCCTTCAGGCTCTGAGGTAACAAAGGTAAGATGGTTACTTGGCGGGAAAAATGCGGTATCAACTACAACATGTCCTGTATCTCCAATGACTCTGAAACACAAAGTAGCCAGATAACCTCTTCCCGGACCTATTATATGTTCAGTTACCGGGATAGCGCTGAGCAGAACTTTATTCGAGCCGATCAGAGTCTCATTTACGTTTTTATACAGCATATAGTTAACCCGGCTATCCCTGAAAGTAGTTGAGTC
The Candidatus Zixiibacteriota bacterium genome window above contains:
- a CDS encoding SRPBCC family protein; this encodes MPEASLEICFNLPLTSVWEFISDLKNIASCLRFVGGVEKTSDSLIWKVKVPMSITTRTSVLKPGVIQSEDKKTFSWRAKGEHIQWSGRFELEEMEEKKTRAKIKLEVTGFGPMAMIINPTAALQIKNQLKFFVEQLKKRLEELRDSSTPTGVSE
- a CDS encoding iron-sulfur cluster assembly protein, which translates into the protein MTKEEEILEKLKEVKDPEFGHSIIERKLIDEVKVEGDTAKILFHLTVPFCPDVFALFIGREIRKKAKEVEGIKKVEIAVQQHTKADKLNEILSKEE
- a CDS encoding 23S rRNA (pseudouridine(1915)-N(3))-methyltransferase RlmH, yielding MIKLKFIFVGKTKESWIAEGIEHYEKMLSKFAELGFITVKDEKVTEHSSEKTVLEKEGERVLKYLDKKSFPFVLDSKGKMLSTEELAELFREKMNQGDNDFIFVTGSALGLSSEVIKSADFKLSLSRMTFPHQLVRLILLEQVYRAFSIIGGRKYHK
- a CDS encoding dockerin type I repeat-containing protein, yielding MKGERLVLSLILLLGLIFSISKAYAQDPGAPDTVYFTTKYNGLFYPLPSGPGLAFIHINFFNDDSVAGISAPFIFSGPVVYDSTTFRDSRVNYMLYKNVNETLIGSNKVLLSAIPVTEHIIGPGRGYLATLCFRVIGDTGHVVVDTAFFPPSNHLTFVTSEPEGYTPIFIKGVLPVVAYKPGDANHDMTVNVTDVIFLINYLFKNGPPPYPFVAADVNASCDINVVDVIYLINYLFKGGPPPKPGCDW